The DNA sequence GTGAAACGCGACTACGGCTGGCTCCAGGCGCTGTCGTCCACCTCCGCGGTGTGGATGCTGACGCTGGCGGTGCTCTTCATTGCGTGGCTGCCGCGTCGCAAGCGCAACCGCGCCAAGCTGGCCGAGATGCGCGCCGAGGAACGCATGCTCCCCCCGCCGCGCGAGGACGGGGTTGACGTCGAATATCCCATCGGGTAGCTTCGGGTCCATGCCCAGACCCACGCCCACGACCCGTCCCCGCACCGCCGCCCCGGTGGCCGCGACCGCCGAGCAGGAGAGCGCCGTCCGCTTCTCGGTGCAGAACATGGCCCTGCTCGCGGCGGGCATCGTCGCCATCGTCGCGGGGTACGCGCTGCTCTCCGGCGGCTCCACGGTGGCGGCGCCGCTGCTGCTGGTGCTGGGGTACGTGGTGCTGATCCCGCTGGGAATCATCGGATAGCACCACCCACGGGCGCTTAGCTCAGCTGGTTCAGAGCACCTCGCTTACACCGAGGGGGTCGGGGGTTCGAATCCCTCAGCGCCCATCGAAGTCCGCCGGTCACAGCACCGGCATCGACAGATTGAAGGCCCGGCGAGGACGCATCCTCACCGGGCCTCTCTTCGTTGCGCCTCCGTCGGGACTACTTCCCGCGCGATCACCTCCGTCCATCTCCCGGCCTTCATCACCCGTGCGCTTCCCAGGCGTGTGCGAAGCCGGCGCTCGCAACGCGAAGACTCCCGGCAGCAGGCCACCAGGTGGCCTTCGTGCCGCCGTAGCCCGCGGCGTCAGCCGGCCGGGCGCACCCGCCGCCTCGAATCTCTCTAACCCCGCTGGAAATCCCTCAATCCGCCGCCACGTCCGCCCGGCCGTCTTCGATCATCGACGCTGGGTCGCTGATGGTCAGCTCGGCGATGGCGACGCTGCGGGGCATCTTCTCGACGCCGCCGAGGACGGGGATGTCGTCTCCGGCGGCGGCGCGGAGGTCCTTGAAGCGGCGGGCGGCGGGGAGCACGCTCCGCTCCAGAGAGCCCACGGCCTGGTTGTACGAGTCCACGGCGCGGTCCAACCCCTTGCCGATCTTCATCATGTGCATGGCGAGAACGCGCGTGCGGTCGTACAGGATGCGGCCGTTCTCGCTGATGGCGCGCGCGTTGTCCGCGAGCTGCTCCTGCCGCCAGCCGTAGGCGACGGCCTTCAGGAGGGCGATGAGGGTCGTCGGAGTGGCGAGGATGACCTTCTGCTCGGCGCCGAACTCGATGAGCGACGGGTCCTGCTCCAGCGCGGCGCTGAAGAAGGTCTCGCCGGGAAGGAAGAGCACGACGAACTCCGGCGAGGGTTGGATGTGCTCCTGGTAGGCCTTGCCGCTCAGCTCCGTGAGGTGCCGCCGAACCTGCGCCGCGTGCCCGCGCAACGCAGTGAGCCGCGTCTCCTCGTCGGGCGCCTCCAGCGCTTCCAGGTAGTGCGAGAGCGGGACCTTGCTGTCCACCGCTACGCACCGGCCGCTGGGGAGCTTCACGACCATGTCCGGGCGGCGCTTGCCCAGGTCGGTATCCACCGTCTCCTGCTGCGTGAAGTCGCAGTGCTCCAGCATCCCCGCGATCTCAACCACGCGCTTGAGCTGGATCTCGCCCCAGCGGCCGCGCACGGTGGGCGCGCGCAGAGCCTTCACCAGGTTCGACGTCTCGCCTTGCAGCCGCGTCTGCATCTCCTGCATCCCCCGCAGGTGCTCGGTGAGCGTGGCGTGGCTGTCGATGCGCCCCTTCTCCACATCCGCGATCCGGCTGTCCACCGCCGCCAGCGACGCGCTGATGGGCTGCACCAGCGCGCTGATCGCCTGCTGCCGCTGCTCCAGGTCGGCCTGCGAGAGCAGGTGCAGCCGGCCGAACTGCGTCTGCGCCAGCGTCATGAACGACTCGTTGTTCGACTTGAGCGCCGCGGCGGAGAGCGATTCGAACGCGTCCTTGAAGCGCGCCTCCGCCTCCGCCAGCAGCTTCACCTTCTCGGCTGCGAGGCCGCGCTCCTGGTCTAGCTGCGCGGTGAGCTGGGCGACCTCGCGGTCCAGGCCGGTGTTGCGCGTCCGGAGCACGTCGCTTTCCGCGGCAGAGCGCTCGGCGCGCAGCCGGAGGTCCGCGAGCTGGTCGTCCCTCGCCCGCACGCGCTCCAGCAGCGTCGCGCGCTCGGCGGTAGCGGAGGCCTGCGCGGCATTTGCCTTCGAGCGCAGGACAAGGATGACGATGACGGCGCTCACTCCCGCAGCGGCGAGCGAGCAGAAGACGATCTGGAAGATGGGCGTGGGCATAGAATGGGTTGTGACGAGGAGATGAACGGCGAAGCGGAAGGAAACATCCGGAAGGTGTCAGGAGGATTCGCATCGTCGTGAGGATGTGGCAAGTGCCGGTATTTATTCGGTCGGCCGTCGGACAGGAAAGCGGAACCGAGTCGTCCCGGCCTCACAATACCGTCTCTGACGGAAGTAGTGCTTGGCACATGCCGATGATGGGACCTCCGCCCATCGCCGGGTCGCGATCCATTCATCCAGACATCGACTCCGTTTCCGCTCGCGGCGCTCCGTGGGATCGAACTACTCGGCTTCCGATCAGTTGTACTCCAGGTTCTCGGACCTGAAGCCCACCTTCGCGAACAGCCGCTCCCAGTAGGCCCGAATCTCCGGTCCATGCGGCTTCGCCGCGAGATTTCCCAGAAGGACGCGCACGTGCACGTTCTTGAAGCGAGTGGTATCGACGCTCATCTCCATCACCCGCGCGACGTCGGCAGTCGCCCAATTCTCCGCCTCCGCGCGCGTCGAGGGAGGGTGCGCGTCGAAGTCCCTGCCAGGCGCCGGCATGCTCTCGCGCATGTCGCTGAGGTAATAGACACGCGCTGAGCTCGCCGAGTCGCCTTTCAGCTCGTCGCTCAGGACCTCCAAGCTCCCTAGCATGTCCGTGTGCCGCTTGTCGCCCGGTGCGACGAGCGAGCTGCCTAGCGCGAGAAGCTGGCGAGAAGCCTCCTCGTGCAAGCTCGCGATCTTCTGCTCGTACTGCGTCTTGGCGAGGGCCGCGGCGACTTTCGTCTTGCCCGTGGGGTCCGCGCTCTGGATCGTGTCCAGCAGGTCCACGCGGTCGACCTTCCCGCGCGTGTTGCCGTGCAACGGAAAACCGTGGACCGCGTCTCCCGGACATTGCAGGGCGGAGGTGGCGACTGCCTCCAGCGTATCGCGGAACAGCGCTTCGGTACGCGGATCGACGACGCTGCTCGCGCTCTGGTCGTAGAAGACGAGCGTCTGCTGCGGCGGCCGGCTGCACGGGCCGGGCGACGTGGGA is a window from the Longimicrobiaceae bacterium genome containing:
- a CDS encoding DNA recombination protein RmuC, with the protein product MPTPIFQIVFCSLAAAGVSAVIVILVLRSKANAAQASATAERATLLERVRARDDQLADLRLRAERSAAESDVLRTRNTGLDREVAQLTAQLDQERGLAAEKVKLLAEAEARFKDAFESLSAAALKSNNESFMTLAQTQFGRLHLLSQADLEQRQQAISALVQPISASLAAVDSRIADVEKGRIDSHATLTEHLRGMQEMQTRLQGETSNLVKALRAPTVRGRWGEIQLKRVVEIAGMLEHCDFTQQETVDTDLGKRRPDMVVKLPSGRCVAVDSKVPLSHYLEALEAPDEETRLTALRGHAAQVRRHLTELSGKAYQEHIQPSPEFVVLFLPGETFFSAALEQDPSLIEFGAEQKVILATPTTLIALLKAVAYGWRQEQLADNARAISENGRILYDRTRVLAMHMMKIGKGLDRAVDSYNQAVGSLERSVLPAARRFKDLRAAAGDDIPVLGGVEKMPRSVAIAELTISDPASMIEDGRADVAAD